A single region of the Pontibacter kalidii genome encodes:
- a CDS encoding lipoprotein signal peptidase, translated as MKYGKYYLAALAVIIIDQVVKLIVHYNMEMGLPGEIHLIGDWLKLHYTLNPGMAFGVELGSEYGKLMLTLFRLVAMFGISYYLYYLVKHKAPKGLIWCIALILGGAVGNLIDSTFYGVWFDNAPYGSSTPWFHGQVIDMFYIDIWEGIVPNWIPLFGGKPMSLWPIFNVADSAIFIGVLLILFNQKRFFGEHHEEPKQRIAEQQGL; from the coding sequence ATGAAATACGGAAAATATTACCTGGCTGCTCTTGCTGTCATCATCATCGATCAGGTTGTGAAGCTGATCGTGCACTATAACATGGAGATGGGCCTGCCAGGTGAGATCCATTTGATAGGAGACTGGCTGAAGCTGCACTATACCCTGAACCCGGGCATGGCCTTTGGCGTGGAGCTGGGCTCGGAGTATGGCAAGCTCATGCTCACGCTGTTCCGCCTGGTGGCCATGTTTGGCATTAGTTATTACCTGTACTACCTTGTAAAGCATAAAGCCCCCAAGGGCCTGATCTGGTGCATCGCGCTTATACTTGGCGGTGCTGTCGGCAACCTGATCGACAGTACGTTCTACGGCGTGTGGTTCGATAACGCCCCCTATGGCTCCTCTACGCCCTGGTTCCATGGACAGGTCATCGATATGTTCTACATCGATATCTGGGAAGGCATCGTGCCGAACTGGATCCCGCTCTTCGGCGGCAAGCCTATGTCGCTGTGGCCCATCTTTAACGTAGCCGACTCCGCCATTTTCATCGGCGTGCTGTTGATCCTCTTCAACCAGAAGCGCTTCTTCGGGGAGCACCACGAAGAGCCGAAGCAAAGAA